A region of Cellulophaga sp. RHA19 DNA encodes the following proteins:
- the nagB gene encoding glucosamine-6-phosphate deaminase, translated as MLKSNIDKATGFEKRFENINTVVFKNSTNASKSVANEIANLIREKQKENKRCVLGLATGSTPKGLYAELVRLHKEEGLSFNNVVTFNLDEYYPMEPDSIHSYVRFMKELLLDQVDILPENYNIPDGTLTKTNISKYCSDYESKIEAAGGLDLQILGIGGNGHIGFNESGSLQNSKTRLVALDHITRVAASKDFGGLSNTPRTAITLGVKKIMEAKRVILMAWGEGKSNIIAQSVEGEVTNKVPASFLQEHNNAVFVLDKEAASKLTRVDTPWLVEKVEWTDKLIKKSVLSLALHLNKPILMLTDADYIENGMSDLLADSGPAYDINIKIFNKLQNTITGWPGGKPNADDSNRPERATPEKKRVLIFSPHPDDDIISMGGTFKRLVEQGHEVHVAYQTSGNIAVADDEALRFASFVCDYNEKFSVEDKKAEEIFAKAAKFLANKKASEVDIEEVRYIKGLIRKGEARATSYFVGLNDDQIHFMNLPFYETGTIEKNPLGEVDIKFTIDLIDQIKPHQIYAAGDLADPHGTHKVCLDAIFEAVKRLKSEPYMNNCWVWLYRGAWQEWGIDEIEMAVPMGPDQVLEKRRGIFKHQSQKDGVVFQGADSREFWQRAEDRNKETASIYDQLGLSYYAAMEAFVKWEF; from the coding sequence ATGTTAAAAAGTAATATTGATAAGGCTACAGGTTTTGAAAAAAGATTTGAAAATATAAATACGGTTGTTTTTAAAAACTCTACAAACGCATCAAAATCCGTAGCAAATGAAATTGCAAATTTAATTAGAGAAAAACAAAAAGAGAATAAAAGGTGCGTATTAGGTTTAGCTACAGGCTCTACGCCCAAAGGTTTATATGCAGAATTAGTGAGGCTACATAAAGAAGAGGGGCTAAGTTTTAACAACGTAGTTACATTTAATTTAGATGAGTATTACCCTATGGAGCCAGACTCTATACACAGCTACGTTAGGTTTATGAAAGAACTACTTTTAGACCAAGTAGATATTTTACCAGAAAATTATAATATTCCTGATGGTACTTTAACCAAAACAAACATCTCTAAATACTGTAGTGATTATGAATCTAAAATTGAAGCAGCTGGTGGTTTAGATCTACAAATTTTGGGTATAGGAGGTAATGGTCATATAGGTTTTAATGAGTCTGGATCTTTGCAAAACTCTAAAACAAGATTAGTAGCATTAGACCATATTACTAGAGTTGCAGCAAGTAAAGATTTTGGAGGTTTAAGTAATACACCAAGAACAGCAATAACATTAGGAGTAAAAAAAATAATGGAAGCCAAAAGAGTAATTCTAATGGCTTGGGGAGAGGGTAAGTCTAATATTATAGCCCAATCAGTAGAAGGAGAAGTAACAAATAAAGTACCAGCGTCTTTTTTGCAAGAACATAACAATGCTGTATTTGTTTTAGATAAAGAAGCGGCTTCTAAACTAACAAGAGTAGATACTCCTTGGTTGGTAGAAAAAGTAGAGTGGACAGATAAGTTGATTAAAAAATCGGTATTAAGCTTGGCTCTTCATTTAAATAAGCCAATTTTAATGCTTACAGATGCGGATTATATAGAAAATGGTATGAGCGATTTGTTGGCAGATTCTGGTCCGGCTTACGACATCAATATAAAAATATTTAATAAGCTGCAGAATACAATTACGGGTTGGCCAGGTGGTAAACCTAACGCAGATGATAGTAATAGGCCAGAACGTGCCACACCAGAAAAAAAACGAGTACTAATTTTTAGTCCACACCCAGATGATGATATTATTAGTATGGGTGGTACTTTTAAACGATTGGTAGAACAAGGTCATGAAGTACACGTAGCATATCAAACCTCTGGTAATATAGCAGTAGCAGATGATGAGGCTTTGCGTTTTGCTAGTTTTGTGTGCGATTATAACGAGAAATTTTCTGTTGAAGACAAAAAGGCAGAAGAGATTTTTGCTAAAGCGGCTAAATTTTTAGCCAATAAAAAAGCTAGTGAAGTAGATATAGAAGAGGTACGTTATATAAAAGGCTTAATAAGAAAAGGAGAGGCAAGAGCTACAAGCTATTTTGTAGGTTTAAATGATGACCAAATTCATTTTATGAACCTTCCTTTTTATGAAACAGGTACAATAGAAAAGAATCCTTTAGGAGAAGTAGATATTAAGTTTACTATAGACCTTATAGATCAAATAAAACCACATCAAATTTATGCAGCAGGAGATTTAGCAGATCCACACGGCACACACAAAGTATGTTTAGATGCTATTTTTGAAGCAGTAAAAAGATTAAAGTCAGAACCATATATGAACAATTGTTGGGTTTGGTTGTACAGGGGAGCTTGGCAAGAGTGGGGAATAGATGAAATAGAAATGGCTGTGCCAATGGGACCAGACCAGGTATTAGAAAAAAGACGCGGTATTTTTAAACATCAGTCTCAAAAAGATGGTGTAGTTTTTCAGGGCGCAGATAGTAGAGAGTTTTGGCAACGAGCAGAAGATCGAAATAAAGAAACTGCATCTATTTATGATCAGTTGGGATTATCTTATTATGCAGCAATGGAAGCATTTGTAAAATGGGAATTTTAG
- a CDS encoding sugar MFS transporter, producing MTVKKKHSTIMPVAIIAGLFFIFGFVTWINGALIPFMKTINELTDAQSYLVATASYISFVIMALPSSYILGKIGYKKGMSLGLFIMAVGALIFIPAAEARTYWFFLLGIFIQGMGMTLLQTAANPYITILGPIESGAKRIAIMGIANKVAGALGSLIFGAILLSGIDGVKEKLESVSLEEKERTLDMMADSVFAPYLIMATVLAFLGVLIKEAQLPNVEVSKPEVSSQGEKEKTSIFQFPHLWLGVLALFAYVGAEVIAGDTIIAYGISLGFTGEEAKFFTTYTLLAMVATYTLGIFLIPKYIKQRTALIISAFLGLIFSIAILNTTGFTSVLFVAALGIANALVWPAIWPLTLNGLGKFTNKGSAMLIMAISGGAIIPPLYGKIVDADKYKLITAGMQEAEATTIAATSSYWILIPCYILILFFAIWGHKIKSWRKGK from the coding sequence ATGACGGTAAAAAAGAAACATAGTACAATAATGCCTGTAGCAATAATTGCAGGGTTATTTTTTATTTTTGGTTTTGTGACCTGGATAAATGGTGCGTTAATACCATTTATGAAAACTATAAATGAACTTACAGATGCACAATCCTATTTGGTGGCTACAGCGTCCTATATTTCATTTGTTATAATGGCACTACCTTCTTCTTATATTTTAGGAAAAATAGGATATAAAAAAGGGATGTCTTTAGGTTTGTTTATTATGGCAGTAGGAGCTTTAATATTTATACCTGCTGCAGAAGCCAGAACTTATTGGTTTTTTTTATTAGGCATATTTATACAGGGTATGGGAATGACATTATTGCAAACAGCTGCAAACCCTTATATAACCATTCTAGGTCCTATTGAAAGCGGTGCAAAGCGTATAGCTATTATGGGAATTGCAAATAAAGTGGCAGGAGCTTTAGGTTCTTTAATTTTTGGAGCTATTTTACTATCTGGTATAGACGGAGTTAAAGAAAAGCTAGAATCTGTTTCTTTAGAAGAAAAAGAACGAACATTAGATATGATGGCAGATAGTGTATTTGCTCCATATCTTATAATGGCAACAGTGTTAGCTTTTTTGGGAGTTTTAATTAAGGAAGCGCAATTACCCAATGTAGAGGTAAGTAAACCAGAAGTATCTAGCCAAGGAGAGAAAGAAAAAACTAGCATATTTCAATTTCCTCATTTGTGGCTAGGTGTATTAGCCTTGTTTGCATATGTAGGCGCAGAAGTTATAGCAGGAGATACTATTATAGCTTACGGAATTTCTTTAGGTTTTACAGGAGAAGAGGCTAAATTTTTTACAACCTATACATTACTAGCAATGGTGGCTACTTATACTTTAGGTATATTTTTAATTCCAAAATATATTAAACAAAGAACAGCTTTAATTATCAGTGCTTTTTTAGGACTTATTTTTAGCATAGCTATTTTAAATACTACTGGGTTTACGTCTGTACTATTTGTAGCTGCCTTAGGTATTGCAAATGCCTTAGTTTGGCCAGCTATTTGGCCCTTAACACTTAATGGTTTAGGAAAATTCACAAATAAAGGTTCTGCAATGTTAATTATGGCAATATCAGGAGGGGCAATAATACCTCCGTTGTATGGTAAAATTGTAGATGCAGATAAATACAAATTAATTACCGCCGGAATGCAGGAAGCTGAAGCTACTACCATAGCAGCTACAAGTAGTTACTGGATTTTGATCCCATGCTATATTTTAATTCTCTTTTTTGCTATTTGGGGACATAAAATTAAGAGTTGGAGAAAAGGTAAATAG
- a CDS encoding phosphotransferase enzyme family protein gives MILNKLNSIYAYFNNNDEIISFDQLASGHINDTYFIKTKQNSFFILQQINSGVFKDVPGLINNKVLISNHLKDKKKHLSPIELKRRVLSFVKTLNGANYHKDNDGNYWNLMIYIKGSITYETVSCETVAYEGGKLMGDFLNLTSDFNPSNLIDVIPNFHDMSFRFNQFNEALSKASEDRLSKANKYIKLVSDLKEEMHIIENLKASGDIKLRVTHNDTKISNILFDLDKKGLCVIDTDTVMPGIVHYDFGDAIRTICNTAAEDEKDLSKVKFNIGYYDAYVQGFLKEMKPDLTALEIEYLPLGAKTMIFIMGLRFLTDYLNNDTYYKTSYLEHNLDRCKNQFKLIESLTEQFNKMKI, from the coding sequence ATGATATTGAATAAATTAAATTCTATTTATGCATACTTTAATAATAATGATGAAATCATTTCATTTGATCAATTAGCTTCTGGTCATATTAATGATACATACTTTATAAAAACCAAACAAAATTCCTTTTTCATATTACAACAGATTAATAGTGGGGTGTTTAAAGATGTGCCAGGTTTAATAAATAACAAAGTGTTAATTAGTAATCATTTAAAAGATAAAAAAAAGCATTTATCTCCAATTGAATTAAAGCGTAGAGTACTGTCTTTTGTAAAAACACTAAATGGTGCTAATTACCATAAAGATAACGATGGTAATTACTGGAATTTGATGATTTATATAAAAGGCAGTATTACATATGAAACAGTGAGTTGTGAAACGGTTGCCTATGAAGGAGGTAAATTAATGGGAGATTTTTTAAACCTAACTAGTGATTTTAATCCTAGTAATTTAATAGATGTTATTCCTAATTTTCATGATATGTCTTTTAGGTTTAATCAGTTTAATGAAGCGTTAAGTAAAGCATCTGAAGATAGGTTGTCTAAAGCAAATAAATATATAAAGTTGGTTTCTGATTTAAAAGAAGAGATGCATATTATTGAGAATTTAAAAGCGTCTGGAGACATAAAATTAAGAGTAACTCATAACGATACCAAAATTTCTAACATACTGTTTGATTTAGATAAAAAAGGACTTTGTGTAATAGATACAGATACTGTAATGCCAGGTATTGTGCATTATGATTTTGGTGATGCAATAAGAACCATTTGTAATACTGCTGCAGAAGACGAGAAAGATCTAAGTAAAGTAAAGTTTAATATTGGTTATTATGACGCTTACGTACAGGGTTTTTTAAAAGAAATGAAACCAGACCTTACTGCATTAGAAATAGAATACCTGCCATTAGGAGCTAAAACAATGATTTTTATAATGGGGCTTCGTTTTTTAACAGACTACTTAAATAACGATACCTACTATAAAACATCTTATTTAGAACATAATTTAGATCGTTGTAAAAACCAGTTTAAATTAATAGAAAGTTTAACAGAGCAATTTAATAAAATGAAAATATAA
- a CDS encoding nucleotidyltransferase family protein has product MCNTKPTLVILAAGMGSRYGGLKQLDKFTQDGATIMDFSIYDAIEAGFGKFVFIIRKSFEDEFKKLIENKLRDKVELVYVFQEIDSVPEKYINPERKKPWGTGHAFLMLKNIVKENFAIINADDFYGKKAFEKMADCLINTDSESYNFNTMAYYLENTVSDYGYVSRGECKISENGCLTSVTERTHIEKIDNEIFYKSDDEHMVSISGKTIVSMNFWGFTPKCFEFGSDLFIKFLEENKNNLKAEFYIPTVVNNILNSEKTTVKVLKSNSKWFGVTYKEDKKIVQQEIQKLINANIYPSKLW; this is encoded by the coding sequence ATGTGTAACACCAAGCCAACTTTAGTCATTTTAGCAGCAGGAATGGGAAGCCGTTATGGAGGGTTAAAACAGTTAGATAAGTTTACCCAAGATGGGGCAACTATAATGGATTTTTCAATTTATGATGCTATAGAAGCAGGGTTTGGAAAGTTTGTATTTATTATTAGAAAAAGCTTTGAGGATGAGTTTAAAAAGCTAATAGAAAATAAGCTTAGAGATAAAGTAGAGTTGGTTTATGTTTTTCAAGAAATAGATAGTGTTCCTGAGAAGTATATAAACCCTGAACGTAAAAAGCCTTGGGGAACTGGCCATGCTTTTTTGATGCTTAAAAATATTGTTAAAGAAAATTTTGCAATAATAAATGCAGATGATTTTTATGGTAAAAAAGCATTTGAGAAAATGGCTGATTGTTTAATTAATACAGATAGCGAGTCTTATAACTTTAATACAATGGCGTATTATTTAGAAAATACAGTGTCAGACTACGGTTATGTTTCTAGAGGAGAGTGTAAAATAAGTGAAAACGGTTGCCTAACTAGTGTAACAGAAAGAACTCATATAGAGAAAATTGACAATGAAATTTTTTATAAGAGTGATGATGAGCATATGGTTAGTATAAGTGGAAAAACAATTGTTTCTATGAACTTTTGGGGTTTTACTCCAAAATGTTTTGAGTTTGGAAGTGATCTCTTTATTAAATTTTTAGAAGAAAATAAAAATAATTTAAAGGCAGAATTTTATATACCAACAGTTGTAAACAATATTTTAAATTCTGAAAAAACAACTGTCAAAGTTTTAAAGTCAAATTCAAAATGGTTTGGAGTTACTTATAAGGAAGATAAAAAAATAGTTCAGCAAGAAATTCAAAAATTAATAAACGCTAATATTTATCCTTCTAAACTTTGGTAA
- a CDS encoding LacI family DNA-binding transcriptional regulator, protein MRKHTIKDIAKLAGVSKGTVDRVLHNRGKVSQKALESVNKVLSEIDYKPNIIARSLKNNKIHKICILLPDPNLDSYWLPCVEGINEAITEFSSFNVDIEIFYFNPTSITSFIKTNDILLETSPDAVLLVPLFYKESLDIIDNYNSLGILSGTFNNQIKSRIINSFVGQDLFQSGRVAASLIDLFLNEGLIAIVHIDEEYENALHMQEKEKGFRNYFSESKNQNFDIKTLKLKSDNVDESFSDFLKNSPDLKGVFVTTSKSYQIAEIISKNKNTDVAFVGYDLLEQNISYLQDKTIKFLIHQNPKKQANIGVTLLVEHLIFDKKITEEVLLPLYIINGENVKDYLN, encoded by the coding sequence ATGAGAAAACACACTATTAAAGACATTGCTAAACTTGCCGGTGTATCTAAAGGAACCGTAGATAGAGTATTACATAACCGTGGAAAAGTTTCCCAAAAAGCATTGGAAAGTGTTAACAAAGTTCTTAGTGAAATTGATTACAAGCCCAATATTATTGCTAGGAGCCTAAAAAACAATAAAATACATAAAATTTGTATTTTACTACCAGATCCAAATTTAGACTCATATTGGTTACCGTGTGTAGAAGGTATTAATGAAGCAATAACAGAGTTTAGCTCTTTTAATGTTGATATAGAAATTTTTTACTTTAACCCTACCAGCATTACTTCGTTTATAAAAACTAACGATATTTTATTAGAGACATCTCCTGATGCAGTTTTACTAGTTCCTCTTTTCTATAAAGAATCTCTTGATATTATTGACAATTATAATTCTTTAGGTATACTATCTGGTACATTTAACAATCAAATAAAATCTAGAATAATAAATAGTTTTGTTGGACAAGATCTATTTCAAAGCGGAAGAGTTGCTGCCAGCCTTATAGACTTATTTTTAAATGAAGGTTTAATTGCTATTGTACATATTGATGAAGAGTATGAAAACGCTCTACATATGCAAGAGAAAGAAAAAGGTTTTAGAAATTATTTTTCAGAATCTAAAAATCAAAACTTTGATATAAAAACATTAAAGTTAAAGTCTGACAATGTAGATGAGAGTTTTAGTGATTTTTTAAAAAACAGTCCTGATTTAAAAGGAGTTTTTGTTACTACCTCTAAATCCTATCAAATTGCCGAAATAATATCAAAAAATAAAAATACAGATGTTGCTTTTGTAGGCTATGATTTACTGGAACAAAACATTAGCTATTTACAAGATAAAACAATAAAGTTTTTAATACATCAAAATCCAAAAAAACAAGCTAACATTGGGGTTACACTGTTAGTAGAGCATTTAATTTTTGATAAAAAAATTACTGAAGAAGTTTTATTGCCTTTATATATTATTAATGGTGAAAATGTAAAAGATTACCTTAACTAA
- a CDS encoding sugar-binding protein, producing MKSYNVKFIKEDSLVINGKGDHMLWGKAEVLSDFVSAWDRRPNSRIEFRSLWDSKKLFFYFKVYDSQVLINKEDDSVQSIGNSDRVELFFKMNDSLNPYYCIEIDPTSRILDFRANAKRKFEFDWNWPKNELVVKSNIKCNYFTVEGSITINSLEELGLIKNYKIETGIFRAKYSKTENCNYESTWISWVNPNTQYPNFHTSSSFGVLNLLDK from the coding sequence ATGAAGAGTTATAATGTTAAGTTTATTAAAGAAGATAGCCTGGTTATTAATGGTAAGGGAGACCATATGTTATGGGGTAAAGCAGAGGTTCTTTCAGATTTTGTTTCTGCTTGGGACAGAAGGCCAAATTCTAGAATAGAATTTAGGTCTCTTTGGGATTCAAAAAAGTTATTCTTCTACTTTAAAGTTTATGATTCTCAAGTTTTAATAAATAAAGAAGATGATAGTGTGCAAAGTATAGGTAATTCTGATAGGGTAGAGCTGTTTTTTAAAATGAACGATTCTCTTAATCCGTATTACTGTATAGAGATTGATCCTACGTCAAGAATTTTAGACTTTAGAGCTAATGCAAAAAGGAAGTTTGAATTTGATTGGAATTGGCCTAAGAATGAATTGGTTGTAAAGTCTAACATTAAATGCAATTATTTTACGGTAGAAGGTTCTATTACTATAAATTCTTTAGAAGAGTTGGGTTTAATTAAAAATTATAAAATTGAAACTGGAATTTTTAGAGCAAAATATAGTAAAACAGAAAATTGTAATTATGAGTCAACTTGGATTTCTTGGGTAAATCCTAATACCCAATATCCAAATTTTCATACATCATCATCTTTTGGTGTACTAAATTTACTAGACAAATAA